In a single window of the Megalobrama amblycephala isolate DHTTF-2021 linkage group LG3, ASM1881202v1, whole genome shotgun sequence genome:
- the tifa gene encoding TRAF-interacting protein with FHA domain-containing protein A, producing the protein MNDNSKLETEELLTCLHIHLYHPNQARCPPFQNLPLNQPYKMDAEDPLRLGRDGHTCIFVLNDTSVSRKQLSIQAYRKAGSTFLSFTIQNMSQKVKLVVGGSELRYLERAELDDKVLLRFGRYEMLIWPEPGDSANTFEVLFETCNTPPSQELGIDVPCKLPVMDTGVSWRNLENGAPASQEPLESDETVVLV; encoded by the coding sequence ATGAATGACAATAGCAAACTTGAAACTGAAGAACTGCTTACCTGTCTTCATATACATCTCTACCACCCTAATCAAGCCAGATGCCCGCCGTTCCAAAACCTGCCCCTAAATCAACCATACAAAATGGACGCTGAAGATCCACTAAGGCTTGGCCGTGATGGACATACCTGCATCTTTGTCCTAAATGACACCTCCGTCTCCAGAAAACAGCTCTCCATACAAGCGTATAGGAAAGCTGGcagcactttcttgagcttcacgATCCAGAACATGAGCCAGAAGGTCAAACTTGTGGTCGGCGGGTCTGAACTGAGATACCTCGAAAGAGCGGAGCTTGATGACAAGGTGCTCCTCCGCTTTGGAAGATATGAAATGCTGATTTGGCCGGAGCCAGGAGATTCAGCGAATACATTTGAAGTCCTGTTTGAAACATGCAATACACCCCCTTCACAGGAATTGGGCATAGATGTGCCATGCAAACTACCTGTTATGGACACTGGTGTGTCATGGAGAAACCTTGAGAATGGAGCACCTGCAAGCCAAGAACCACTGGAGTCAGATGAGACAGTTGTTTTAGTATAG
- the rbm4.3 gene encoding RNA-binding protein 4.3 gives MVKIFIGNLPQQAEAEEIKSLFTQYGTVTECAIIKNFAFVHMDDRKSATKAIRNLHLYKLHGTPINVEASRGKNQGPVKLHVANVEKGTDEELRALFEEYGTVTECAIIKNFAFVHMSNSDEAMDAIKGLDNSEFQGKRIHVQISKSRPRGEEEEGYGPPDGGYWPPRFPGDRPEPPGYPRGRFGYPPGPPPPPPPPPPRRPPYAERAAPAYERERGVVDYYEKYRARPYGVSSYEDRRTGAIPPPPPPPSSAIMRERLAGNGLDPYERRPLPPPPSSFYARDRSPIRRAPPAPPTPAGNGYSYERSRLSPLSMSRTPMYSMPRRDPYADRAAPPPPPARYSY, from the exons ATGGTGAAGATCTTCATTGGAAACCTGCCTCAGCAGGCCGAAGCAGAAGAAATTAAGTCTCTCTTTACTCAGTATGGAACGGTCACTGAGTGTGCCATTATCAAAAACTTTGCATTTGTCCATATGGATGATCGCAAAAGTGCGACGAAGGCCATTCGAAACCTTCATTTGTACAAGCTGCATGGAACGCCCATCAACGTCGAAGCGAGTCGGGGCAAGAACCAGGGCCCGGTGAAACTTCACGTTGCCAATGTGGAGAAGGGAACCGATGAAGAGCTCAGAGCGCTGTTTGAAGAGTACGGCACGGTTACTGAATGCGCCATCATCAAGAACTTTGCCTTTGTACACATGAGCAACTCTGATGAGGCCATGGATGCAATCAAGGGGTTGGACAACTCTGAATTCCAAG GAAAACGAATTCATGTGCAGATTTCAAAGAGTCGACCAAGAGGCGAGGAGGAGGAAGGCTACGGCCCCCCAGATGGTGGATACTGGCCGCCCCGTTTCCCTGGTGACCGGCCAGAGCCCCCTGGTTATCCTAGGGGACGCTTTGGCTACCCCCCTGGACCccctccaccaccaccacccCCTCCTCCCAGACGCCCCCCATATGCAGAGCGTGCAGCACCAGCATACGAGCGCGAACGTGGTGTGGTCGACTATTACGAGAAGTACCGCGCTCGCCCTTACGGCGTCTCCTCGTATGAGGACCGGCGTACGGGTGCCATTCCCCCTCCCCCTCCGCCCCCCTCATCTGCCATTATGAGAGAGCGACTGGCTGGCAACGGCCTCGACCCCTATGAGCGACGCCCCCTCCCACCCCCGCCATCCTCGTTCTATGCACGAGACCGCAGTCCCATCAGACGTGCTCCTCCTGCCCCACCAACACCCGCCGGGAATGGTTACTCATATGAGCGCTCTcgtctctcccctctctccatGTCTCGGACCCCGATGTACAGCATGCCTCGGCGAGACCCCTATGCTGACAGGGCGGCGCCACCTCCACCTCCTGCGCGCTACTCGTATTAA
- the rbm4.2 gene encoding RNA-binding protein 4.2 isoform X1 — MVKIFVGNLSSSTTAEDLRSLFSEYGKVKECDVLKNYGFVHMEGKQEAEEAIRKLHHHELKGQAINVEMSKGKPRGSTKLHVSNISSGCTNQELRAKFEEYGPVVECDIVKDYAFVHMERMEDAMEAISGLDNTSFQGKLIKVQLSTSRLRTAPGMGDQTGCYVCGEQGHWSKDCRRGQNGSYGGSMGGFPGGRGPPRGGPSYGMGGPGGLPNRGYPVAGPLPPPPPMSRRPSYGEYGADARERYPSRPPSAYPERSSTYERERYGSIDYYEKYRARPAGSSFFEDRPLSIPPPPPPPSSSSLSRMRLAPPSLDPYERRPLAPPPPTASAYFSRDRSPIRRVGAGSEGYSYERSRLSPVSRSSSTYSVPRARENYTERVRYAY, encoded by the exons ATGGTTAAGATCTTTGTTGGGAACCTATCCTCAAGCACGACCGCGGAAGATCTGCGCTCTCTTTTTTCTGAGTATGGCAAAGTAAAAGAATGTGACGTCCTGAAAAATTATGGCTTTGTGCACATGGAAGGTAAGCAGGAGGCTGAAGAGGCAATCCGCAAACTCCACCATCACGAGCTGAAAGGTCAAGCCATAAATGTGGAAATGAGCAAAGGGAAACCCAGGGGCTCTACAAAACTGCATGTGAGCAACATCAGCAGTGGCTGCACCAATCAGGAGCTCCGGGCCAAGTTTGAAGAGTATGGCCCTGTGGTTGAGTGTGACATAGTGAAGGACTATGCCTTTGTTCACATGGAGCGAATGGAGGATGCCATGGAGGCCATCAGTGGGTTGGATAACACGAGCTTCCAAG GCAAGCTGATCAAAGTACAACTGTCCACGAGCCGCCTCCGTACAGCGCCCGGCATGGGAGACCAAACTGGCTGTTACGTCTGTGGAGAACAGGGCCACTGGTCCAAAGATTGCAGACGTGGCCAGAACGGTAGCTATGGCGGAAGCATGGGGGGATTCCCTGGCGGTAGAGGTCCCCCAAGGGGCGGCCCGAGCTACGGCATGGGTGGCCCTGGAGGTCTTCCTAATAGAGGTTACCCAGTGGCAGGGCCACTTCCCCCTCCCCCACCCATGAGCCGGCGCCCCAGCTACGGCGAATACGGCGCAGACGCTCGAGAACGATACCCCAGCAGGCCACCGAGCGCCTATCCGGAGAGATCGTCCACATATGAGCGAGAACGCTACGGAAGCATTGACTATTACGAGAAGTATCGGGCTCGTCCGGCTGGCTCTAGCTTCTTCGAGGATAGGCCTCTCTCTATtccccctcctcctccccctccctctTCTTCCTCTCTCTCAAGGATGCGGTTGGCTCCTCCCAGTCTCGATCCCTATGAGCGACGCCCTCTGGCGCCTCCGCCTCCCACAGCATCAGCGTACTTCTCGCGGGACCGTAGCCCAATCAGACGTGTGGGTGCCGGTTCAGAAGGCTACTCGTACGAGCGCTCGCGACTTTCCCCGGTCTCAAGGAGCTCATCGACATACTCTGTGCCGCGGGCCAGGGAGAACTACACCGAGCGGGTTCGATACGCATACTAA
- the rbm4.2 gene encoding RNA-binding protein 4.2 isoform X2: MVKIFVGNLSSSTTAEDLRSLFSEYGKVKECDVLKNYGFVHMEGKQEAEEAIRKLHHHELKGQAINVEMSKGKPRGSTKLHVSNISSGCTNQELRAKFEEYGPVVECDIVKDYAFVHMERMEDAMEAISGLDNTSFQGFVK; encoded by the exons ATGGTTAAGATCTTTGTTGGGAACCTATCCTCAAGCACGACCGCGGAAGATCTGCGCTCTCTTTTTTCTGAGTATGGCAAAGTAAAAGAATGTGACGTCCTGAAAAATTATGGCTTTGTGCACATGGAAGGTAAGCAGGAGGCTGAAGAGGCAATCCGCAAACTCCACCATCACGAGCTGAAAGGTCAAGCCATAAATGTGGAAATGAGCAAAGGGAAACCCAGGGGCTCTACAAAACTGCATGTGAGCAACATCAGCAGTGGCTGCACCAATCAGGAGCTCCGGGCCAAGTTTGAAGAGTATGGCCCTGTGGTTGAGTGTGACATAGTGAAGGACTATGCCTTTGTTCACATGGAGCGAATGGAGGATGCCATGGAGGCCATCAGTGGGTTGGATAACACGAGCTTCCAAG gttttgtcAAGTGA